The genomic window ataataattgtaaaaactacttagcaaagtgcctggcatgtagtaagtatttaataaatgcacattCCCTCCCCCCATACCTTTAGTAATATTTTATGTGTACATTTGCTTCCccttaatagaatgtaaactccttgagaacaggatctgcttcctttaaaaaaaaaccaaccctttaGCTATTGTTTTTGAATCTTAATATGGAGGCAGAAGAGGGGCACAGCCTCAGCAATTCGGCAATGAATTTTATATAGAGCCGTAGGCGTAACATCTTAATTTAGTTTACTCTTTGTTTGGATGATTCTAATTCTTTATGACTGATTGATCTTCTGTATTGGTACCTGCATTGGTAGATGTTATAGGGCTCagtagagtttttattttttatttttaaatttattctttttctttctagtatagttattttttaaagaccttaTCCCAAAAGTCAACTGCTGGTCATTCATTCCAGTTGcaaccaactctttgtgatctcatttggagtttccttggcagagatggaatgatctgccatttccttttctgactcattttacagatgaagaaactgaggcaaacaaggttaagtgacttgcccagggtcacacagttaggaagtgtctaaggctacatttaaattcaggaagacatcttcctgactccaggcccaacatgctatgcactatggcaccacctagcgGCCCTAAAAGGGCTATTAAAGTACAAGATAGTACTTTTCTTTATCAGTGTTCTCTGGGAACAGGGGCCAGAGGACTGACAACTTTGGATGCAGTCATTAGGTGTTTGGATTGGTCTAGGCTAGGGCACTGGATCCAGGAGAGCTGATTGTGCAGCTTTTGATTGTAGTGGCAGCTTTACATTTCAGCACagactacaaatcagggctagcGTTATTGTTTGGTTGATTGTCCAGTCTTAAGAAAGTCATGGAGAGAATGCGATTGATGCACATTCAGCGAAAAGTTTGTCCAGCCTTGACTGGTTCCCAGGCTTTTGTGAAATGAAGAcccttttttaatgtttaaagatTTCATGGACGTCTTCCCACCCACTGCCCCCCTTTCACGCTAGCTGCTATATGATTGTATTTGTCCATTGAGAAAATATATGAGGTCGTTAATGTGgagatttgttttgctggacAATGAAGCTTTGTAATGAGAGTCTCATTTTTCTGGGGTTTTGAACATTTGCTTAAAGAGAGAAGATGGTGGGAGGGACAGATGAATAAAAATGCATATTAGGGGAaagaataaactttttaaaaaacaaaatgcatgATGATCAAAACCTACTAAGAATTCTGAGGGCTTATTTTATTTGTCATGTTGaatcatatttcatattttcaaagAACTAAATATGACAGTGCTTAGTACAAACATAGATGCCCAGGCTCTTCATGTTAACCAGGAAAGCCTGCCCTCCTCTAtcccccctttttctctttccctccctccctctccttccctttctctctttttctctctccctctccctccctctccctctatctttctccctctctttcctccctccctccctttctctctgtctctctttctctctctccctccctctctcttcctccctctgtctctgtctctctcctttcctccttctctctctcttcctccctctatctttctccctctctatctctctccctctctttcctccctccttccctccctctctctctttctcttcctccctttctgtttcccttcctaccttcctctatctctccctctctctgtctctctctctccctccctctctcttcctccctctgtctctgtctctctttctccctccctccctcccccttccctccctccctcccccttccctccctccctctctctgtctatctctccttccctccctccctgcctccctccctccctctctgcctctctctctctgtctttccctcccttcctctctttcctaccACACACGGGCACACACTCCATTGGAGTCCTCAGTTGGGGAATCTGGCTAGAGGAGCATGCCCAGGGAGGGTGCTGCCTCAGTGCCAGGTTGGCAGGAGATCATTTGTCTTAATGAGGAGAGAGGtttggaaggagagaattctgaaTCATAAACCACACGGTTGTGCCTCATCCCTGCTCTAACCACATAACTGTCTgcgatttttgtttattttgtttttgttttggatcTTCATGTTCTGGAGTTAATTGGCCTGGAAGGGAACTGGAATCTAACCTAGGTTTAGGATTTTTTTAATAGCCGGGAGGAGTCTTAAACAGAacattaaaatatagaatattttggCACAAAATGTTAGTGCTGAAAGAGGCCTTCAAATGCTGAATGTCAGAACTCAAAAGACCTTCATGGCAGAGGCGGGTGGAGTCATGGAGAGCACTTTgaatcaggaaaatatgagttcaaatccaacctcagttacttattatgtgaccctgagcaggacacttttcttcttcttttttttaaaacccttatcttcagtcttggaatcaggtTATGTAtttttccaaggtagaagagtggtaagggctagaaggtgtctgaggtcaaatttgaatccaggacctctggtctggctctcaatccactgagctaaccagctgcccctaAGATATGTAACTTCAGGTTGCCTCTCAGAGTTGTGAGGGCCAAATGAGATATAATGCCTTGTAAGCTTTAAAGTGCATGTAAATGTTTGTTGTTattataatttagaaatataatataataaataattataatcttAGAACTAGAAAGGTCCTTAAATGGCAGAATGTTGGAGGTAGGTGGGACTTTGGTTCTTAGAATACTAGATTTGAGAGGAGCCATCAGAAATGAAGTGTCTGAGTTTGAAAGGgtgttagaacatagaacattagGGTAGGAGAGAGCTTTTAGGGGCAATGATTTATCCAAAGTCTCACACTGAAGGGACGGATCTCGAATCTGGGTCCAGattttccttctcctcatccAGGTCTCCACCCTGTCTTTCTCTGGTTGTTCTTTGTTTTCGCTTCATTGCACCAAGTCTAAAAGACATCTCAGAATTCTCTTCTCTGACTCTAGGTTCTTATTCAGGCTTAGTCTTCATGGGGTCAGTGGATCATCCTATTGATAACGTACTTTGGCAAGCTCATTGACTAACGCTATGGTTTTTGCCTCCTCTTGAAATCATGTATTTGTCTCAGTTTAATTTTCTTAACCTAAAGATAATTTCCCGAATCCCCAAATTTCTAATCTAcaaggggcctcagaggccaaCTAGACCAACCTACACCAGAACTAGAATCTCCTCTACAAATGGTCCTCCAGTCTTTGCTTCAAGATCTCCAGTGAGGAGCAACCCTCTATTTCCTAAAGAAATTCATTCCACTTATGCACAGTTCTAATTGTTGGAAAGTGTTTCCTTGCATATCTGGTGTAATGGCTAGGgtagtggatttggagtcagcaagacttggattcaaatcctgcctcagaagtTACTTGTTGAATGACCtggggaaaaatacttaaattctccgtgcctcagtttcttcatctgaaaaatgagggagccaacttctaaagtctctttcaactCTGCATTCTTATGTTCTTCTAAAGCAGGGGTGTCGAACTCAAATGGAAAAGGGGGCCACTgggccagctaggtagcacagtcaTTAGAATTCTAGTCCTGGCAtccagaggatctaggttcaaatctgtccttagacacttcctgctttgtgaccctggataagtcacttaatcctgttcacCTGGCCCttgtccttttgtcttagaattgttactaagaaagaaagggttagcaaaaaaagaagaagaagaagaagaaagaaagacaagggGTTCATTGATCAATACATAAGGATCCTTCTGGATTGACTTAGTTTTACAattaatgttatctatgttttgttgtgttttatttatttggttaaaatTTTTCCCATTACAATTTAATCTGGTTTTGTCCCACTTGtgagtgtttttatttatttatacctcTATGTGAAAGTGTTCttctggggacagctaggtggatcaatggatagagctccaggactggaaaggggaggtcctggtttcaaatctgacctcagatacttcttaactgtgtgaccctggacaagtcacttaacccccactgcttaacTTTTACCACTTCTGCCTTAGCACCAAAACATCATATTCATTCTGAGATGGAGGGGAAgggttttccattttttaaaaaagaattcttcctTTTGGAACCAAGCagagatttgaacataggaaagCATGATTAAACtcaggatagctaggtggcacagtaccaggactagagtcagaaagactcaacttcctgaattcaaatccagccttagacactttctagaagtgtgatcatgggcaagacaagtaaccctgttggcctcattttcctcatctgtcaaatgagttggagaaggaaagggcaaaccactctagtctgtttgctaagaaaaccctaaaatcgggtcatggagagtcagacaagactgaacaataacaaatacaTAGTGTGCAATCCTCTAGGACTGTCaggcttacaaaatgctttcttcacaatATTTTTGTGAATCTATTGTCCATTTTCCTACTGAGAGAGAAATTGTGGTTCAGAGGATGTCAGTGGGCTCAGGGTAGAGTAGTGTGTCTCTGGGTAAGATGCTTGTACAGTCGCTCTGGGCAAACTCAGTTCCAATTTATTTCCAAGTTCCTCGAGGTAGCAGAAAGGGTGGAGGCCATGCAAAGACTTCTGCGCACATAGAAGCACTCTCTTGATTGTAACTTGTAATTTTTTCTCTCACTGTGAAGAAACAGAACGCTCTAGTCAGAAAAAGATTTGGAGTTAGGGGAACCTGGGTCCAAATTCCAGCTTTGGTGGAGATATGAAgctttggccaagtcatttaccctctctaagcccttttcctgatctataaaatgagatattttatctaGATCAGGTGCTCTTAACCTGGCATTCAtgacctttaaaaataaatatttggaagACTGAATTTTGAcatcatttctttccattttaatcctatgaattttattttaagcttttaaaaacattcttctgagaagaaACCCAGAAGGCTTCTGGACTGCCAAAGGGTGGTTCAAGACATGaagaaggttaagaacccctgcagTCTAGAAGATAGCTAAGGCAGGGAAATCCTGACCTTTGTGTGTACTTATTCTCAACCTAGCTTGTCTTAATttgatatatattatctatatattgaTACATGTACATCAGAAGTGTCAAACTCACCACTTCTGCTGTTAGAAAACTCCTGGGTACAACCtggaccagattaaaatgttaacataaataagaatatagcctagcatagataatgttaatttgtggttttctaagtcaatatgggtttgagggggagggaaaggttgCTATTTGACTTTGACATCTATACTAGTAGATACATAATATCTGGgctagtagaatataagctttgaAGGCCAGAGactagtctatttttttttaacccttaccttctttcttcgaattgattctaagtattgattccaaggcagaagagtggtaagggttaggcaatgggggttaagtgacttgcccagagtcacatagctaggaagtgtctgaggccagatttgaactcaggacaccCCATCTCCGGACCTGACTCTATCTACCAAGCCGCCAAGTTGGCCCAGCTGTTTCATCTTTGAATCCCTTGTGCTTAGCACAAGGTCCAGCATATAGGAAGCACACTTAAATGCTTATCGAATGGTTGGTTCTGTTTTCAGATCTTTTGTGGCTGTGACAACCCATAATGATCCCCAAGAAAAGAGCTTAAGTCAGAGCTGATAACTTGGCACGAACCTGTATATAACCTTTCCAAAGCGCTCACATCTCTATGTTCTTGCCTGATTCTCCCAACTGTTCTGTGAGGGAGGCAGGGAAATTAGTAttcacatctgtaaaaatgaaaaatcaatccTGGAAAGCCATGATCTGAGCCATACTGACATTTATTTGTAGAAAGCAGCAAATTACCAAATGGCAGGGTCCCAGATGGGTCCACTTATGCAGCAATCTGTAAGTTTAGAGGTAGATTACTGGGACCCCCTGCTCCCCCTTTTAGAAGGTGGGTGCTCTTCTGAACATCTCTTCTCAGAGAGTGTGGCCAGAGAAGGTCTCTTTTTTAAAGAAGGCATATTCTATGAAGTAATGATCAATTCTGTAGATGATAAAAGCCAAGGCCATCCTTGCAGCTTCAAAGCCAACTGAGATATTCCACTATCTGGATGCCTTCCAGGATGCTGGTGCACGCAGGCACGCACGCAGCTCCCCTTGGCAAGGATATCTTGCCCAGGCATTTTAGAGGACTTTCTTTGTGATTTTTGCTCACAATATGATTACTGATTCTCATACAAATTCTTCAGTGAATTAATCATTGGAGTTATTTCTTATCGTTAATTCTACTATGATtacaatttattataatattggaCATCGAAGATAATTTATACACACAATGTTAATAAAACAATGAGTATATCTTAATTAAAACAGCTTTACTAAGTGACCTTTTACACATCATATTATCAAATTGTCATTTGAAATACTGATcgaatgagataacatttgtaaagctcttGGATCAGTGtatggcacatagcaggtgcttttAATAAATTTCTGGTCAACCTGATGGTGATCTAAGAGGTTGTCTAagctctttcttcattttcttttgttcatttttgtccaactctttgtgaccccatttgggattttcttggcaaagatattgtagtgttgttgttttgccattttcttctccagcttgtttgacagatgagaaaggctaaggccaacagggttaagtgacttgcccagggtcacacaggcagtaagtgtctgaggctgaatttgaactcatgaagatgagtcttcctgattgaaGTTCTGGCACTTTATCTATTGTGCCAATGAAGATCATTGCCCAGAGAGGACTGAATTTTGTACTCATTAGCTGTTGTCTATGGAgggaaaggtgtttttttttttttttaatagtgccTCTGCTTTCCAAGAAGACTGGCTTGCTCAGAATGGCTCACACTGTCCTCTCTTGTGACATTCTGTTTCCAGTCCTTTGCCTTTTTGCCCAGGCTGTCCCCAGTTCCTTGAATGCTCTCCTGTTTTTGTTTCTGCTTCTTATAATTCCAAGCTTATGTCAAAGTTTAGTTCAAACATCCCACCTATCCAAGGCCTTCTCTTATCTATACCCTATATCTATTATCACCCTGGCAAAATTATCTCATGTTTACTTGGcccattttctccatttattcATGTGATATATTGTTTGCCCCCATAgagtataagcttcttgagaccTCTCtctagcacctaggacagtgcttgacacatagtaggtgggcatttaataaatacaggTTGAATGAATGTATGCATGAAAACTGGCGCAGAGGTTCATGGGATTTAGGTCTGGATGAGGTCTTAAGACGTTATTGAGTCCAAcgtcttcattttagaaatgaggtaGAAAGAGATAAGTTGACTTAGTGAAGGTTCCTCCAATATCCTACCTTAGCACTGGATTTCCCATTTATGATTTCACTAATCCATCAGGGAAAGACTATTCAATTGCTTTCAGTGTTCATTGAGGAGTGATGCCCAGAGCCTTCATCAGGGCTGGCTGGGGAATTGGTTTTGTCCTTGGGTACCAATATAGGGGAGGTGGTTTGCTCTCCTCCAGTCAGGCTTTTGTGAGACTTCCCTGCTTTCCTGTCTAGCCTTAGGCTCTCCTAAATCctgacaaccccccccccccttttaccCACTAGGGGACTGGAGTCCATTGGAGCAAGAGTCAAAGCCTTCTGAGAGATCTGCAATGCTGTCCCATCTCTCCCGAATACAACTGACTGTGGATATCCCACACTACTTCTGGGCCTAGGGAGCCCCAAATGTGCCTGTTTGGGGGATCCCCAGGGTTACGGGGGTGATATTTGGAGGTGTGGATGGAGGGGGGATCCCCACCCCTTTTGCCCCAGCCCAGTTGGCCTTGGGTGCTAGAATTCTCCTTGTTAGGGTTCAAGCTGCCCCTCTCTTATTCCCTCAAACTAAGTTTTCACCTTTGGGGGGCTGGGGCACCTTAGGAATATATAGAAGCTCCACTGGTCTCCGAGGGTGTCACCAGCAGCGCCATTCTGACCGCTAAGGAAATCGACAAGATGCATGCCTGCTTTGCTGTCCAAGATAAGCTCATGGAGAGGCTCATGTTCAACgagatgaagctcaaagtgttaGAGAATCAGATGTTCATTGTTTGGAATAAAATGAACCGAAGGAAGAGGTCGTGCCACAACCGGGCTCCTTCCCCGGGCAAGCACCTCCGCAGGCATGGAAATGGCTTCTCCTCCGCCTCAGGCCTCAGCTCCAATTCTCAAGGGCCTTGTTGAATTTTCTTCTCATTGACTAGTAAAACCAATAAGAGATGCTTGTCTTCTTTTGAATAAACCTAAGCTCCACAGGTGGCTTGAGAGTGGGCGGGGAGGACCAGAGTTTGGAGGCCAAACCCCGATATTCCAGGACAGGGCAGCAAGCTTGGGAGGAGGAGCGGTGGAGGAGGGGGTGGAATGGATGCCCTCCTACTCCCCCAGGAGGAGTCCTTGGGAGAGATTGCAGGGAAAGCCCCCCGAGGACGAGGGGAAGGACAGAGGTAAGATTCCCCAGGGGGGAAACTGCCGGAAAATCTACCTGGAAAGTTCTGGAGAACCCTCTGGGAGAAAGGTGAGGAGCTCTGAGTAAAACTGCCTGGGAAGACTGGGAGAAAAATGCTCAGGAAGGTCTTATGAGTCTCCTTAGGAAAGCCCTAAGGAGACTTTCAGGGGAAACTCTAGGGGGTTCTCTGGGAGAGACtgcagggggaagggggaagcccCAGGGAGTACACTAGGGAAGAgtgatggggaagagagagagagagagagagagagagagagagagagagagagagagagagagagagagagagagagagagagagagtgtttgtgtgtgtgtgtgtgtgtgtgtgtgcgcgcgcgcgcgcacacgtgtgtgtgtgtgtgtgtgtgtgtgtgtgtgtgtgtgtgtgtgtgtgcgcgcgcgcacgTGTGTGTGGTCATTCTGAGCAAAAGGATTGAGAAGAAGTCTGGATGGGAAGCCACATTACAAAATGCAGGGGAAAGCtttagaggagggaaagagaagggaaaagggagaaagagattcTCTAATGGAAGCTTTAGGAGAAATCCTGGATTAGGGGATCGtcaatttagagctgaaaggaaaccCAGAGGTGATTGAATCccacttgaggcccagagaggttatatgattttcccaaggtcaccaaGAGAagagattagaactcagatcttcctgattccaagttcagggCTCAGTGGGCTCTGTTTGCAGCAGCAATGGACAAACTACAGGGAAAGTTTGGGATAATATAATTAGGATGGAGAGACTGATAGAAATATCAAGGAAAGCCCTTTTTGAGGGGAGGATGCCCTCAAGAATTgtagggaagggggcagctgggtggctcagtggattgagattcaggccagagacagaggtcctaggttcaaatctggtctcagacactttccagctgtgtgaccctgagcaagtagcttaaccccattgcctaatccttactgctcttctgccttggaaccaatgcacagtattgactccaacatggaaagtaagggttaaaaaaaaagaatttcagggaaagatttttttggggggagaggaagatgaggaggaggatgtCCTGAAAAGAATGCCTTTCCTGGAAGGAAAacttgggtttggagtcaggagaactgggTTTTAACCCTGTCTGacactttttttggggggggggattgagTTTCCTTGTCTCATCTGGGCTGGAAGTGCAACTGCCCCTCTTGGGTTTCAACTCACTGCTGATTGGTATCAACAGAAGCTTTGGCCAATTCCGTTTCTGATCTGGGATGGTTTGCCCCTTCTCAGGGCTCATGGTGTTGACCTGATTCAAGGCAGATATTTGACTGACTTTAGCCCAGCTGCAACTTGGAACTCCTGAGGTCAAGAGATCTCCAGACTCTGGGCATGGGGCACTACGCCTAACCGACACTTTGTGTTTGAAGGACCTTGGTCAATCTGATTACTTCATTTCTCTGATACTCAGCTTCTTGTTTTGGAAAAATTAGAGACTCAGACTCTGAGATGCCTTCTAgtgttaaatctttttttttttaaacctttaccttccgtgttggagtcaatactgtgttattGGTtcttagagtggtaagggctaggcaatgggggggtcaagtgacttgcccagggtcacacagctgggaagtatctgaggtcagatttgaacccaggacctcctgtctctaggcctggctctcaatccactgagctacccagctgccccccactgtTAAATTTTATATCAGGGAAGAGGAGAGATCTAGTGAAACTTTGGAAGGCAATAGGTCTTCTTGCAAGaaagtatgtgtatgtatgtatatgtgatatatatgtacacacatatgcatacacatatactaTCATAACTTTAGACCACTCCCCATTCTGAATATCTTTGGTGCTAGAAAGACCCTTTCCCCCCcaaatgtgtttgggaatgtgaGGTAGTGTGACGTAGTAATAAGAGaatgggatttaaaatttgtaaaatataaaattgatcccagagaaggaatgaagaaatgcATCTGTACTGGTGGAaaaatggagagccaggcctagagacaggaagtcccaggttcaaatgtggcctcagacacttcctagctgtgtgaccctggacaagtcacttgacccccattgcctagcccttatcattcttctgccttggagccaatacccagt from Monodelphis domestica isolate mMonDom1 chromosome 4, mMonDom1.pri, whole genome shotgun sequence includes these protein-coding regions:
- the TEX46 gene encoding testis-expressed protein 46 isoform X1 is translated as MVDTSSTLWTIITWMLNHKPILLVILVLLLLLSNWLVKQEVWSNKMKGHPEKTQRRAVPYWEQTQREHDSTRRYQRPCSSGNEYIEAPLVSEGVTSSAILTAKEIDKMHACFAVQDKLMERLMFNEMKLKVLENQMFIVWNKMNRRKRSCHNRAPSPGKHLRRHGNGFSSASGLSSNSQGPC
- the TEX46 gene encoding testis-expressed protein 46 isoform X3 → MVDTSSTLWTIITWMLNHKPILLVILVLLLLLSNWLVKQEVWSNKMKGHPEYIEAPLVSEGVTSSAILTAKEIDKMHACFAVQDKLMERLMFNEMKLKVLENQMFIVWNKMNRRKRSCHNRAPSPGKHLRRHGNGFSSASGLSSNSQGPC
- the TEX46 gene encoding testis-expressed protein 46 isoform X2; protein product: MVDTSSTLWTIITWMLNHKPILLVILVLLLLLSNWLVKQEEKTQRRAVPYWEQTQREHDSTRRYQRPCSSGNEYIEAPLVSEGVTSSAILTAKEIDKMHACFAVQDKLMERLMFNEMKLKVLENQMFIVWNKMNRRKRSCHNRAPSPGKHLRRHGNGFSSASGLSSNSQGPC